The genomic segment ACGATGGTCCCCCGTTTCAATTGCAATTCATCCATGGCAGAGAGCAGTCCATCCACTTCCCGCTGTCTTGTTTTCGGGTCTTTTAGGTTCCAGCAGACCTGGATCAACTGACGTTCTCCTCCTGATTCCGGCCACAGAACAAAATCAACTTCATTTCCCTTCCTGGTGATATAGTATTCCGGCGCAAAGCCCTTCCTGCGAAGATGCATATAGACGAGATTCTCCAGGCGTGCCCCCCGATCCTCGGTCATTTGGAAGGACATGGCTCCCAGAAGTCCCGTATCGATCACATAGACCTTTTTCGGATTGACTTGCCGCGCCTTTACAGAGCGGGAGTGAAGCGGCGCCTGATAGACCAGGAAGGCATCCGTAAGGTGATCGAGATAATTATACAGGTTGTTCTTCGTACAGGGAGTGCCTTGGCTTTTTAGAGTATTGTAAAACTTGTTCACACTGAACCGTGTTGCCGGCGCGCTCATGATATGTCGAATGAGGGTCCTTAAGGCTGTGACATTGCTGATCGCGTGCCGTTCCACGATATCGCGAAGAATTACAACGTCCAGGTAGTTTCGAAGCACTTGGCGTCGCAACTCATCGTCGAGCGATTGAACTTCAGGGAATCCACCCGTCTCACTATAGATTCCCATCATGTGTTGCAAGGTTGCTCTCATTTTGGATCCGAACCGGGGTGTTCCTTTTAGCTCCACCTTGTTAAATCCTAAAAATTCTCTGAAGCTGAAGGGAAATATTTCCGT from the Nitrospirae bacterium CG2_30_53_67 genome contains:
- a CDS encoding ATPase, whose amino-acid sequence is MKMILDHLIDDFHERPLPDLIPRDQFISRVPRKANVVIGMRRSGKTWFCYQQMKELLAQGIERERLLYLNFEDERLLPFAAADFQHILETYYRKFPGFKTRQCYLFLDEVQRIQGWDKFVRRVLDTEQLSVCITGSSSKLLSTEIATALRGRSLITEIFPFSFREFLGFNKVELKGTPRFGSKMRATLQHMMGIYSETGGFPEVQSLDDELRRQVLRNYLDVVILRDIVERHAISNVTALRTLIRHIMSAPATRFSVNKFYNTLKSQGTPCTKNNLYNYLDHLTDAFLVYQAPLHSRSVKARQVNPKKVYVIDTGLLGAMSFQMTEDRGARLENLVYMHLRRKGFAPEYYITRKGNEVDFVLWPESGGERQLIQVCWNLKDPKTRQREVDGLLSAMDELQLKRGTIV